A stretch of Mesorhizobium sp. M2A.F.Ca.ET.046.03.2.1 DNA encodes these proteins:
- a CDS encoding D-alanine:D-lactate ligase-like protein produces the protein MPEGAQDQPTLILVYEPEKACLDRLSADGYPADRALEISSYLAQSTDLAPEFDLLAAACEKRGLAFKPVELDDAVPVLAKADPATTLVWTLTDGIAYFRGGASPALARLNGLRTIGADDSLFALCQDKFRCGAVLGALGLPVPQAGLARNGEWLVEPPASPKGWFVKPKRLGAKIGIWPDSRITDLGHALELSRRVFSHYRDDVVVQPYVAGRNVRASFLGLKPETGIEALGIFFVDSGGDFQTMADSMALYGETGQAAKDAGTYVEPELEAVGASQPAADRKIRAIAQKLISGLGLRDVFSVDLRVDADDTVHLIEFEVCPGLPCFDFRDYCRREWGMSLADAMAETAANRLFR, from the coding sequence TTGCCGGAAGGCGCCCAGGATCAGCCGACCCTCATCCTCGTCTACGAGCCGGAAAAGGCCTGCCTCGACCGCCTGTCCGCCGACGGATACCCGGCGGATCGTGCCCTGGAAATTTCGTCCTATCTGGCGCAGTCGACCGACCTTGCGCCCGAATTCGACTTGCTCGCCGCCGCCTGCGAGAAGCGCGGCCTCGCTTTCAAGCCTGTAGAGCTCGACGACGCGGTGCCGGTGCTGGCAAAGGCCGATCCCGCAACAACGCTGGTCTGGACGCTGACCGACGGCATTGCCTATTTCCGGGGCGGCGCTTCGCCGGCGCTGGCGCGGCTGAACGGGCTGCGCACCATCGGCGCCGACGATTCGCTGTTTGCGCTCTGCCAGGACAAGTTCCGCTGCGGCGCCGTGCTTGGCGCGCTCGGCCTGCCGGTGCCGCAAGCCGGCCTGGCGCGCAACGGCGAATGGCTGGTCGAGCCGCCGGCCTCGCCCAAGGGCTGGTTCGTCAAGCCGAAGCGGCTCGGCGCCAAGATCGGCATCTGGCCGGATTCGCGCATCACCGATCTCGGCCATGCGCTGGAGCTTAGCCGGCGCGTCTTTTCCCATTACCGCGACGACGTCGTCGTCCAGCCCTATGTCGCCGGCCGCAACGTGCGCGCGAGCTTCCTTGGGCTAAAGCCCGAAACCGGCATCGAGGCGCTTGGTATCTTCTTCGTCGATTCCGGCGGCGACTTCCAGACCATGGCCGACTCGATGGCGCTTTATGGCGAGACCGGCCAGGCCGCGAAGGATGCGGGCACCTATGTCGAGCCGGAGCTGGAGGCTGTCGGCGCCAGCCAGCCGGCGGCGGATCGAAAAATCCGCGCCATCGCGCAAAAACTGATAAGCGGTCTCGGCCTGAGAGATGTCTTTTCCGTCGACCTCAGAGTCGACGCTGACGACACCGTCCACCTCATCGAGTTCGAAGTCTGCCCCGGCCTGCCCTGCTTCGATTTTCGCGACTATTGCCGCAGGGAATGGGGCATGAGCCTCGCGGATGCGATGGCTGAGACGGCGGCCAATAGGCTCTTTCGCTAA